A genome region from Salvelinus alpinus chromosome 26, SLU_Salpinus.1, whole genome shotgun sequence includes the following:
- the LOC139555285 gene encoding uncharacterized protein C6orf47-like — translation MTAVVGRVWGWVRPAISYRPWGSKAGPDKTMRDKPVTDEQQTRGSWGLGGLTTWVWGAGQKRQTSEQTTLIEEYWEASEEKIQSREIEELGVGKQEAEGKAEHGDSRWWNKVLPSSPLFWPRTAEPGGLSQRKCVSGGWDSDNDGEYSDYGTPPLSPTPSSSSAFRFFALAWNGEIVPEQYEICFNLLRHLFDLLVVGFLWTVSPPTKLVLEVLGVQGGLKLWLHGMAMFSVSTVGMAGLLWLVQEYLLQFALLYGIVQALVISVSIQQSVILGEGDEKYEKEVEEDVEVRDDGEVTEMYLTTKGKMILE, via the coding sequence ATGACAGCTGTAGTAGGAAGAGTTTGGGGGTGGGTGCGTCCAGCTATCTCCTACCGGCCCTGGGGCAGCAAAGCAGGACCTGACAAAACCATGAGGGACAAGCCAGTGACGGACGAGCAGCAGACGAGAGGCAGCTGGGGCTTGGGAGGGTTAACAACCTGGGTTTGGGGAGCCGGACAGAAAAGACAAACAAGTGAACAAACAACATTGATCGAAGAGTACTGGGAAGCAAGTGAGGAGAAAATCCAGTCCAGGGAAATTGAAGAGCTGGGTGTGGGAAAGCAGGAGGCTGAAGGGAAAGCAGAACATGGTGACTCCAGATGGTGGAATAAGGTTCTGCCATCCTCACCCTTATTCTGGCCGAGAACAGCTGAACCTGGTGGGCTAAGTCAGAGGAAATGTGTCAGTGGAGGATGGGACTCTGACAACGATGGAGAGTATTCTGACTATGGAACCCCTCCACTGTCTCCCACACCTAGCTCCTCATCAGCCTTCCGGTTCTTTGCACTCGCCTGGAATGGGGAAATAGTTCCGGAACAGTATGAGATCTGCTTCAACCTCCTTCGCCACCTGTTTGACCTGTTGGTGGTGGGCTTCCTGTGGACTGTGTCCCCCCCTACCAAGTTGGTCCTGGAGGTTCTAGGGGTCCAAGGAGGACTGAAGTTGTGGCTTCATGGAATGGCCATGTTTTCTGTCTCGACTGTTGGAATGGCGGGACTGCTTTGGTTGGTCCAAGAGTATCTTCTACAGTTTGCTCTGTTGTATGGCATCGTGCAAGCACTGGTCATCTCTGTCAGCATCCAGCAGAGTGTGATCctaggagagggggatgagaagtATGaaaaggaggtggaggaggacgtGGAAGTGAGAGACGATGGGGAAGTTACAGAGATGTACTTGACTACGAAAGGAAAGATGATCCTTGAATGA
- the ppp1r11 gene encoding E3 ubiquitin-protein ligase PPP1R11, with product MAEAPGTSSETITETVQVDTPPPPQQEGRSLTIKLRKRKTDKKVEWSSDTVDNEHLGRRSSKCCCVSEKPKQFGESSSESEGDDGDEGCGSAHCILGHGKDGRHGHRGGGGGSTVPPSSGGSHAH from the exons ATGGCGGAGGCGCCAGGTACTTCTAGCGAGACGATAACGGAGACCGTTCAAGTTGACACACCGCCACCGCCCCAGCAG GAGGGACGTAGCCTGACCATCAAGCTGAGGAAGAGAAAGACTGACAAGAAGGTGGAGTGGTCCAGCGACACAGTGGACAACGAGCATCTGGGAAGGAGGTCCTCCAAGT gttgcTGCGTCTCCGAGAAGCCCAAACAGTTTGGGGAGTCCTCCTCTGAAAGCGAGGGAGATGACGGCGACGAGGGCTGTGGAAGTGCACACTGCATTCTAGGACATGGGAAAGACGGCAGGCATGGAcacagaggagggggtggggggagtaCGGTTCCTCCAAGCTCTGGGGGATCACATGCCCACTAA